In Argonema galeatum A003/A1, one DNA window encodes the following:
- the dtd gene encoding D-aminoacyl-tRNA deacylase, translating to MRVVIQRVKSSQVEITGKVVGKIGRGLNLLVGISSTDTEAELDWMVRKCLELRLFPEEENGSGRWEKSVQEIGGELLVVSQFTLYGDCRKGRRPSFDKSAAPEVAKDLYDRFVDKLRHSGLRVETGQFGAMMQVAIENDGPVTLLLERESSLNTPDLS from the coding sequence ATGCGAGTTGTGATTCAACGAGTTAAATCTTCTCAAGTTGAAATAACGGGTAAAGTTGTCGGCAAAATTGGTCGAGGGCTGAATTTGCTCGTCGGCATTTCTAGCACGGATACGGAAGCGGAACTCGACTGGATGGTTCGCAAATGTCTGGAATTGCGATTATTTCCAGAAGAGGAGAATGGTTCGGGTCGCTGGGAGAAATCTGTCCAAGAGATTGGCGGCGAACTGCTGGTAGTCAGTCAGTTTACTCTCTATGGTGATTGTCGCAAAGGTCGCCGCCCCTCTTTTGATAAGTCAGCTGCACCCGAAGTGGCAAAAGATTTGTACGATCGCTTTGTGGATAAGTTGCGCCACAGCGGTTTGCGGGTGGAAACGGGTCAGTTTGGGGCGATGATGCAAGTTGCGATCGAAAATGATGGCCCCGTTACCCTGCTGCTGGAGCGAGAGTCCTCTTTAAACACCCCAGATTTATCTTGA
- a CDS encoding DUF29 domain-containing protein, protein MNDFLKEALGMTQNLSDIENKTSELYETDFYAWTQEQAKFLRDRKWNFLDITNLVEEIESLGKQQRQELRNRLGVLLGHLLKWEFQSGSRSKSWVSTIREQRRRILEKLEENPSLKPYLPEAREKAYRDGVDLAVRETSLDYEDFPAECPYSLEQILDSDFFPGEQVE, encoded by the coding sequence ATGAATGACTTTTTAAAAGAGGCGCTCGGCATGACTCAAAATTTATCAGATATTGAAAATAAAACTTCCGAATTGTACGAGACAGATTTCTATGCTTGGACGCAGGAACAGGCAAAATTTCTCCGAGATAGGAAGTGGAATTTTTTGGATATCACAAATTTGGTTGAGGAGATCGAATCTTTGGGTAAGCAACAGCGACAGGAATTGAGAAACCGTTTGGGCGTTTTGTTGGGACATCTGCTCAAATGGGAGTTTCAATCGGGGTCGCGTTCTAAAAGTTGGGTTTCTACGATTCGGGAACAGCGTCGCAGAATTCTGGAAAAGCTTGAGGAGAACCCAAGTTTGAAACCTTATTTACCTGAAGCTAGAGAGAAAGCTTATCGGGATGGGGTAGATTTGGCTGTGCGCGAAACATCTTTAGACTACGAAGATTTTCCCGCTGAATGTCCTTATAGTTTAGAACAGATATTAGATTCCGACTTTTTTCCAGGCGAACAAGTTGAGTAA